A genomic region of Streptomyces rimosus contains the following coding sequences:
- a CDS encoding IPT/TIG domain-containing protein, with product MTEGMTTRLAAAWSALVLAVTALFTAGPALAADAVRPGATATGPDVAVSQAGNYPTQPNSYGNFSVQWTSVGTADATGITHLTVDLPPGLRTSGALMYSTPYDYTFSERVSPDGRHLEATFRGTRVPGRGDFMKVQVSSGAERPSGVIRATVANRDDVNPANNVSTYTVNGPQRPAEVPERPVVTTIDTVTGPGAGGTAVTLTGTGLDTGFVLFGGEEAKNVSCTATRCTATSPGGSGSVPVTVVTPGGAAGAPSGFAYTGPPPAPPAAPVVTGLSVRGGPARGGTSVYVLGSNLAGGTIAFGGAPAAHVSCGDSFCSSTSPAGSGTVHVTVTTAGGTSATVDADRFTYTDATPRR from the coding sequence ATGACGGAGGGCATGACAACTCGATTAGCAGCGGCCTGGTCGGCCCTCGTCCTCGCCGTGACCGCCCTGTTCACGGCGGGCCCCGCCCTCGCGGCGGACGCCGTCCGCCCGGGCGCCACCGCCACCGGCCCGGACGTCGCCGTCTCACAGGCGGGCAACTATCCGACGCAGCCGAACAGTTACGGGAACTTCTCCGTCCAGTGGACCTCGGTCGGTACGGCCGACGCCACCGGGATCACTCATCTGACCGTGGACCTGCCGCCCGGCCTGAGGACCAGTGGCGCGCTGATGTACTCGACGCCGTACGACTACACGTTCAGCGAGCGGGTGTCGCCGGACGGGCGGCATCTGGAGGCGACCTTCCGGGGGACGCGGGTGCCCGGTCGCGGGGACTTCATGAAGGTGCAGGTGTCCTCGGGGGCGGAGCGGCCGTCCGGGGTGATCAGGGCCACCGTCGCCAACCGCGACGACGTGAACCCCGCCAACAACGTGAGCACGTACACGGTCAACGGCCCGCAGCGGCCCGCCGAGGTGCCGGAACGGCCGGTGGTGACCACGATCGACACGGTCACCGGGCCCGGGGCCGGCGGCACCGCCGTCACCCTCACCGGGACCGGTCTGGACACCGGTTTCGTCCTCTTCGGCGGCGAGGAGGCCAAGAACGTCAGCTGCACGGCCACGCGATGCACCGCCACCTCGCCGGGCGGTTCCGGCAGCGTTCCGGTCACGGTCGTGACGCCGGGCGGAGCGGCCGGGGCGCCGAGCGGCTTCGCATACACCGGGCCGCCGCCCGCGCCGCCCGCCGCCCCGGTGGTGACCGGGCTGAGCGTGCGCGGCGGCCCGGCGCGGGGCGGGACTTCGGTGTATGTGCTGGGCTCGAACCTGGCGGGCGGCACGATCGCTTTCGGGGGCGCGCCGGCGGCCCACGTGTCCTGCGGGGATTCGTTCTGCAGCAGCACCTCGCCCGCCGGGTCGGGCACCGTGCACGTCACCGTGACCACGGCGGGCGGCACGAGTGCGACGGTGGACGCGGACCGGTTCACGTACACGGACGCGACACCGCGGCGCTGA
- a CDS encoding GNAT family N-acetyltransferase, with amino-acid sequence MRALLGTVGPADAEESGLAEVTSPVFALRMRGETSEAPDRPTDTGRPDAGPPLLAAAGYRHWPRDTAHLCVLTAPERRGQGLTRRVASAATTHALAAALLPQWRARPPASRRVARALGFQELGSQLSVRPDFPHPATGVTEGA; translated from the coding sequence GTGAGAGCCCTTTTGGGGACGGTCGGCCCTGCGGACGCGGAGGAGAGCGGGCTGGCGGAGGTCACCTCGCCCGTCTTCGCCCTCCGTATGCGGGGCGAGACATCGGAAGCCCCCGACCGCCCGACCGACACCGGCCGCCCGGACGCCGGGCCGCCTCTCCTGGCCGCCGCCGGTTATCGCCACTGGCCCCGCGACACCGCGCACCTCTGCGTCCTCACCGCGCCGGAGCGGCGCGGTCAGGGCCTCACCCGCCGCGTAGCATCCGCCGCCACGACACACGCCCTCGCCGCCGCGCTCCTGCCCCAGTGGCGCGCCCGTCCACCAGCCTCGCGGCGCGTGGCACGGGCGCTGGGGTTCCAAGAGCTGGGAAGCCAGTTGAGCGTACGGCCGGATTTCCCCCATCCGGCCACAGGCGTGACGGAAGGGGCGTAA
- a CDS encoding inositol monophosphatase family protein, giving the protein MTTYAALLSPMATAAHEVGALLVKSPRRATAPSPDTMDELATAYLAIESPATAVMRRHLDALLPGVPWAEELHGEHSLGSGADAGLPAVGDAWMVDVIDGAVQYMQGLPQFCVSLALVRDGEPVAAALHAPLLGETYLAAAGHGATRNGEPVAPSPRTRLEAAFVGTSHPPFIAEQPAAAAAAGRSLAAVLPAVSAVRNLGPTSWQIADTAAGRLDAFWEYGRDDANLLPGALVAREAGAVVTDTEGRPWRAGATGFLVAPRPLHGELLQLLKP; this is encoded by the coding sequence ATGACGACATACGCCGCCCTGCTCTCCCCCATGGCCACCGCCGCCCACGAAGTCGGCGCCCTCCTGGTCAAGTCCCCGCGGCGCGCCACCGCCCCATCCCCCGACACCATGGACGAACTGGCCACGGCCTACCTCGCCATCGAAAGCCCGGCCACCGCCGTCATGCGCCGACACCTGGACGCGCTGCTCCCCGGCGTGCCCTGGGCCGAGGAACTGCACGGCGAGCACAGCCTCGGCAGCGGCGCGGACGCCGGGCTGCCGGCGGTCGGTGACGCGTGGATGGTGGACGTGATCGACGGTGCCGTGCAGTACATGCAGGGCCTCCCGCAGTTCTGTGTCAGTCTCGCGCTGGTACGGGACGGCGAGCCGGTGGCCGCCGCGCTGCACGCGCCGCTGCTCGGCGAGACGTACCTCGCCGCGGCCGGGCACGGCGCCACCCGCAACGGGGAACCGGTCGCCCCCTCGCCCCGGACCCGGCTGGAGGCTGCCTTCGTGGGCACCAGCCATCCGCCCTTCATCGCGGAGCAGCCCGCGGCCGCCGCGGCGGCCGGACGGTCGCTCGCCGCGGTCCTGCCCGCCGTGAGCGCCGTCCGCAACCTGGGCCCCACCTCGTGGCAGATAGCCGACACGGCGGCGGGGCGGCTGGACGCGTTCTGGGAGTACGGGCGGGACGACGCGAACCTGCTGCCCGGCGCGCTGGTCGCCCGGGAGGCGGGCGCCGTCGTCACCGACACGGAGGGGCGCCCGTGGCGAGCCGGGGCAACCGGATTCCTGGTGGCGCCGCGCCCGTTGCACGGGGAACTGCTGCAACTGCTGAAGCCGTGA
- a CDS encoding AsnC family transcriptional regulator → MPQKTSESVRDTPLLDLRDQRLIAALQCDGRLSAERAAEVLGENPRTVHRRWRALTGDGTVKVVAVPVRPDSVGALFLRIKVLKGKLDALTAALAARPDIPFIDLSASGDEITAVSLTELGSRDHLVFRQLPATPAVASVSAATVLHVFAEASDWRHDVLTPEERAALTPPPGESEPAGDSPAPDPVDRDILAALQDDARTPAAAIAARTGHPASTVRRRLARLMSDGRLSTHVAVDPKRLGLLIDANLLMQVPPDHLDTVGRTLARHPAVHGAFATTGAANLHAAVWVRDLAALYRLITHDLAGLGISGVETLLVGHAVKRPGH, encoded by the coding sequence ATGCCGCAGAAAACGAGCGAGTCCGTACGTGACACCCCCCTCCTTGACCTCCGCGACCAACGGCTGATCGCCGCGTTGCAGTGCGACGGGCGGCTCAGCGCCGAGCGGGCCGCCGAGGTGCTGGGGGAGAATCCGCGTACGGTGCACCGCCGTTGGCGGGCGCTGACGGGCGACGGCACGGTCAAGGTCGTCGCCGTGCCCGTACGGCCCGATTCGGTCGGCGCGCTGTTCCTGCGCATCAAGGTGCTCAAGGGCAAGCTGGACGCTCTCACCGCGGCCCTGGCCGCCCGCCCGGACATCCCGTTCATCGACCTGTCCGCCTCGGGCGACGAGATCACCGCCGTCTCGCTGACCGAACTGGGCTCCCGCGACCACCTGGTGTTCCGGCAACTGCCCGCCACGCCCGCGGTGGCTTCCGTGTCCGCCGCCACGGTGCTCCACGTCTTCGCCGAGGCGTCCGACTGGCGCCACGACGTCCTCACCCCCGAGGAACGCGCCGCCCTGACCCCGCCGCCGGGGGAATCCGAACCCGCGGGAGACAGCCCGGCCCCCGACCCGGTGGACCGTGACATCTTGGCCGCCCTCCAGGACGACGCCCGCACCCCCGCCGCGGCGATCGCCGCCCGTACCGGGCACCCCGCCTCCACCGTCCGGCGCCGCCTCGCCCGCCTGATGTCGGACGGCCGGCTGAGCACCCACGTGGCCGTGGACCCCAAGCGCCTCGGACTGCTCATCGACGCGAACCTGCTGATGCAGGTGCCTCCGGACCACCTGGACACCGTCGGCCGCACCCTGGCCCGGCACCCCGCCGTGCACGGCGCGTTCGCCACCACCGGCGCCGCCAACCTGCACGCCGCCGTCTGGGTACGGGACCTGGCCGCCCTCTACCGGCTGATCACCCACGACCTGGCGGGCCTGGGCATCAGCGGCGTCGAAACGCTCCTCGTCGGACACGCGGTCAAGCGCCCGGGCCACTGA
- a CDS encoding VOC family protein — MSVQLNHTIIHSRDNRESAEFLAHLLGLEVGEEWGPFIPLETSNGVTLDFATIPAESIVMQHYAFLVSEAEFDAAFARIQQAGLTYYADPHGKQPGEINHNDGGRGVYFFDPAGHGMELITRPYGSGAAEKDSAT; from the coding sequence GTGTCAGTGCAGTTGAACCACACCATCATCCACTCCCGGGACAACCGGGAATCCGCGGAATTCCTGGCGCACCTCCTCGGACTCGAAGTCGGCGAGGAATGGGGCCCGTTCATCCCGCTGGAGACCAGTAACGGCGTCACCCTGGACTTCGCCACCATCCCGGCGGAGTCGATCGTCATGCAGCACTACGCTTTCCTCGTCAGCGAAGCGGAATTCGACGCGGCCTTCGCCCGCATCCAGCAGGCCGGCCTCACCTATTACGCCGATCCGCACGGAAAGCAGCCGGGCGAGATCAACCACAACGACGGTGGGCGCGGCGTCTACTTCTTCGATCCGGCCGGCCACGGGATGGAACTGATCACCCGCCCGTACGGGAGCGGTGCCGCGGAAAAGGACTCCGCCACCTGA
- a CDS encoding sigma-70 family RNA polymerase sigma factor has protein sequence MDENDFLAERFEEHRAHLRAVAYRMLGSLSEADDAVQESWLRLSRSDVSGVGNLGGWLTTVVGRVCLDMLRSRTARGEESLDVRVPDPVVGGGADGIDPEHQALLADSVGLALLVVLQTLAPAERLAFVLHDMFAVAFEEIGPVVGRTPAAARQLASRARRRVRGTATPDTDLARQREVVDAFMAASRGGDFEALVAVLDPDVVLRADTGAGFPGLAATARGAREVAGRAFMFRRFAHFARPALVNGAMGIVTVADRGPVSVMGLTIAGGKIVAIDILADPERLRGLGLGLEVEREGRG, from the coding sequence GTGGACGAGAACGATTTTCTGGCGGAGCGCTTCGAGGAGCACCGAGCGCATCTGCGGGCGGTGGCGTACCGCATGCTCGGTTCGCTGAGCGAGGCGGACGACGCCGTGCAGGAGTCCTGGCTGCGGCTGAGCCGGTCCGACGTGAGCGGCGTCGGCAACCTCGGCGGGTGGCTGACGACCGTGGTCGGCCGGGTGTGCCTGGACATGCTGCGTTCGCGTACGGCGCGCGGTGAGGAGTCCCTCGACGTACGCGTACCCGATCCCGTCGTCGGCGGTGGCGCGGACGGGATCGACCCCGAGCACCAGGCGCTGCTGGCCGACTCGGTGGGGCTGGCCCTGCTGGTGGTGCTCCAGACGCTGGCGCCCGCGGAGCGGCTGGCGTTCGTGCTGCACGACATGTTCGCCGTGGCGTTCGAGGAGATCGGGCCGGTGGTCGGGCGCACCCCGGCCGCGGCGCGGCAGCTGGCCAGCCGGGCGCGCCGCCGGGTACGGGGGACGGCCACGCCGGACACCGACCTCGCCCGGCAGCGGGAGGTCGTGGACGCCTTCATGGCCGCGTCGCGCGGCGGTGATTTCGAGGCGCTGGTCGCGGTCCTCGATCCGGACGTGGTGCTCCGCGCCGACACGGGCGCCGGGTTCCCGGGCCTGGCCGCGACGGCCCGCGGGGCGCGGGAGGTCGCCGGACGGGCCTTCATGTTCCGGCGCTTCGCGCACTTCGCCCGGCCCGCGCTGGTGAACGGGGCGATGGGCATCGTGACGGTCGCGGACAGGGGGCCGGTGTCGGTGATGGGCCTGACGATCGCGGGCGGCAAGATCGTCGCGATCGACATCCTGGCGGACCCGGAGCGGTTGCGGGGGCTGGGGTTGGGGCTGGAGGTGGAGAGGGAGGGGCGGGGGTAG
- a CDS encoding AAA family ATPase — translation MLLWINGPFGGGKTQTAYEIRRRLPGSVVCDPERVGFGLHRMTPPALRGDFQDFPAWRQGVYEVLDLVLTKHPGTVIAPMTLVEPAYFRETVGRLRERGHDVRHFALLAERRTVLRRLRERNFGHAVGFVAGRDAPLRRESFAVAKLDRCLERLSGPEFADHVWTDRLTVPQVADHIAATAGLGLAPNTDSALQGRLRRTWTSLKHIRL, via the coding sequence ATGCTCCTGTGGATCAACGGCCCTTTCGGCGGCGGCAAGACGCAGACCGCGTACGAGATACGGCGTCGTCTTCCCGGCAGCGTCGTCTGCGACCCCGAACGCGTCGGCTTTGGTCTGCACCGGATGACGCCCCCGGCGCTGCGCGGCGACTTCCAGGACTTCCCGGCGTGGCGGCAGGGCGTCTACGAGGTGCTCGACCTGGTGCTGACCAAGCATCCCGGCACGGTGATCGCGCCGATGACGCTCGTGGAACCGGCGTACTTCCGGGAGACCGTCGGGCGGCTGCGCGAACGCGGCCATGACGTACGGCACTTCGCGCTGCTCGCGGAGCGGCGGACGGTGCTGCGGCGGCTGCGGGAGCGCAACTTCGGGCATGCCGTGGGGTTCGTCGCCGGGCGGGACGCCCCGTTGCGGCGGGAGAGCTTCGCCGTGGCGAAGCTGGACCGCTGTCTGGAGCGGCTGAGCGGCCCGGAGTTCGCCGACCACGTGTGGACCGACCGGCTCACGGTGCCGCAGGTCGCCGACCACATCGCCGCCACGGCCGGGCTGGGCCTGGCCCCCAACACGGACAGCGCGCTCCAGGGCCGGCTGCGCCGCACGTGGACGAGTCTCAAGCACATTCGCCTTTGA
- a CDS encoding MFS transporter yields MRKRYAVGSALTGAALARAGDEMSGPALLVAGPVFTGSASTGPALLAAITIAAAVGGPLFGVLLDRSARPGRLLAGALAGYAAALAVVLASLGHVPLVVTLLVALGAGLLGPALSGGWTAQLPRAAPPGLLPRVTALDAMTFNAASLAGPALAGLVAGAAGASAGVLVAAALIVVAVPCAYGLPGVACGGGGPVGASVRGVPAGPSVRTQPAGAQSLELGAPSGARPGPEPGPRPGKQSDPCVPDRPARRATSRRSPAAPSVLAGLAAGFRAVRHTPPLARATVTSVVSCTGQGMLTACSPLLGARFLGDARHGVLLLSVVAASALLANTALARRPGLLRPDTVLVCSTAVLAVALLMTAAAGPPALLLGAAVLVGLGEGPQLTALFAVRHREAPEHLRGQIFTTGASLKITGFALGAGSAGPLAARSLPGALLAAAALQVLAGLLFLGCTLLMCRTGTRPTSAALRPSPRRAPGS; encoded by the coding sequence ATGCGAAAGCGTTACGCGGTGGGATCCGCCCTCACCGGCGCGGCACTGGCACGCGCGGGCGACGAGATGTCGGGGCCCGCCTTGCTGGTGGCCGGGCCGGTGTTCACCGGATCGGCGTCCACGGGCCCGGCGCTGCTGGCCGCGATCACGATCGCGGCGGCGGTCGGCGGCCCGCTCTTCGGTGTCCTGCTCGACCGGTCCGCCAGGCCGGGCCGCCTGCTGGCCGGTGCGCTCGCCGGATACGCCGCGGCCCTGGCCGTCGTCCTGGCGAGTCTGGGACACGTACCGCTCGTCGTCACGCTGCTCGTCGCGCTGGGAGCCGGGCTGCTGGGGCCCGCCCTGTCCGGCGGCTGGACCGCGCAGTTACCGCGCGCCGCGCCGCCCGGACTGCTGCCCCGGGTGACCGCTCTCGACGCCATGACCTTCAACGCCGCTTCGCTGGCAGGGCCGGCACTGGCCGGGCTGGTCGCCGGGGCGGCCGGGGCGTCGGCGGGGGTGCTGGTGGCTGCCGCTTTGATCGTGGTGGCGGTGCCGTGTGCTTATGGGCTGCCTGGGGTGGCGTGTGGGGGTGGGGGGCCTGTGGGGGCGTCCGTACGTGGGGTGCCTGCCGGGCCGTCCGTACGGACACAGCCCGCGGGGGCGCAGTCGCTGGAGCTCGGGGCGCCGAGCGGGGCACGGCCCGGCCCGGAGCCCGGTCCACGGCCCGGCAAGCAGTCCGACCCGTGTGTTCCTGACCGTCCGGCCCGCCGCGCCACCTCCCGCCGGTCCCCGGCGGCCCCCTCCGTCCTGGCCGGTCTCGCGGCCGGGTTCCGGGCCGTCCGCCACACCCCGCCGCTGGCCCGCGCGACCGTGACCTCGGTGGTTTCCTGTACGGGCCAGGGCATGCTGACCGCTTGCAGCCCGTTGCTCGGGGCGCGGTTCCTCGGTGACGCGCGGCATGGCGTGCTTCTGCTGTCCGTCGTCGCCGCCTCCGCCCTCCTCGCCAACACGGCGCTCGCCCGCCGACCCGGACTGCTGCGCCCGGACACCGTCCTCGTGTGCAGCACCGCCGTACTCGCCGTCGCGCTCCTGATGACGGCAGCGGCCGGGCCGCCCGCGCTGCTCCTCGGCGCTGCGGTGCTCGTGGGCCTGGGAGAGGGGCCGCAGCTGACGGCGCTGTTCGCGGTGCGCCACCGTGAGGCGCCGGAGCACCTGCGCGGCCAGATCTTCACCACCGGCGCCAGCCTGAAGATCACCGGGTTCGCCCTCGGCGCGGGTTCCGCCGGGCCGCTCGCCGCCCGGTCGCTGCCCGGCGCCCTGCTGGCCGCCGCCGCGCTCCAGGTCCTCGCCGGACTGCTCTTTCTCGGCTGCACGCTGCTGATGTGCCGTACCGGTACACGTCCCACGAGCGCGGCGCTCCGCCCCTCGCCCCGCCGGGCCCCGGGCTCGTAG
- a CDS encoding CGNR zinc finger domain-containing protein, whose amino-acid sequence MQPTTPPAGHRDETPAARREWTTRHAVQATARRTAALVNALVDKAPSADTVTEVLREHGEDGPIELSADDLAELRSAALRLREVFAADDTDRAAETLNRLLRSTAGTLRLTSHDGASPWHPHLDSADDAPWGEWFLASSSLSLLVLLWNHQRPPGGVCASPACRNVYLTLGSGPPRRYCSRRCATRERVAAYRRARG is encoded by the coding sequence ATGCAGCCCACGACCCCGCCCGCCGGACACCGCGACGAGACACCCGCCGCGCGCCGCGAATGGACCACCCGGCATGCGGTGCAGGCCACCGCCCGGCGTACCGCCGCCCTCGTGAACGCCCTGGTGGACAAGGCGCCGTCGGCGGATACGGTCACGGAGGTCCTGCGCGAGCACGGCGAGGACGGTCCGATCGAGCTGTCCGCCGACGATCTCGCGGAGTTGCGGTCCGCCGCCCTGCGGCTCCGCGAGGTGTTCGCGGCCGACGACACCGACCGCGCGGCGGAGACGCTGAACCGCCTCCTCCGGAGCACCGCCGGCACGCTGCGCCTCACCTCGCACGACGGCGCGAGTCCCTGGCACCCGCACTTGGACAGCGCCGACGACGCCCCGTGGGGCGAGTGGTTCCTCGCCTCGTCGTCCCTGAGCCTGCTGGTCCTCCTGTGGAACCACCAGCGCCCGCCCGGCGGCGTCTGCGCCTCCCCCGCCTGCCGCAACGTCTACCTCACCCTCGGCAGCGGCCCGCCGCGCCGCTACTGCTCCCGGCGCTGCGCGACCCGGGAGCGCGTGGCGGCGTACCGGCGGGCGCGGGGGTGA
- a CDS encoding beta-ketoacyl-[acyl-carrier-protein] synthase family protein: MSAATDAVLVTGLGATTPLGGTATATWDGMLAGRSGISAIEEEWAASLPVRIAGRLAAEPTEVLERVQARRMDRCEQVALVAAREAWADAGAPEVDPERLAVVIGTGTGGALTLLGQDDVLETSGVRRVSPHTVPMLMANGPAAWVSIELGARAGAHTPVSACASGAEALAMGLDLIRLGRADVVVAGGAEACLHPLPLAGFAQARAHSTRNDEPQRASRPFDVDRDGFVIGEGAAVVVLERAGFRAARAHATLAGAGVTSDAHHITAAHPEGQVRAMRLALAAAGLAPHEVDHVHAHATSTPLGDLVEARSLRDAIGTHPSVTATKSMTGHLFGAAGAVGALAAILAVRDGIVPATQNVDTLDPEIGLDVVMGEPRKGAVSAALTNSFGFGGHNASLIFTAAP, translated from the coding sequence ATGTCCGCTGCCACCGACGCCGTGCTGGTCACCGGACTCGGCGCCACGACGCCGCTCGGCGGGACCGCCACCGCGACCTGGGACGGCATGCTGGCCGGGCGGTCCGGCATCAGCGCCATCGAGGAGGAGTGGGCGGCCTCGCTCCCCGTACGGATCGCGGGCCGGCTCGCGGCCGAACCGACCGAGGTCCTGGAGCGGGTGCAGGCCCGGCGCATGGACCGCTGCGAACAGGTCGCGCTCGTCGCGGCGCGCGAGGCGTGGGCCGACGCGGGTGCGCCCGAGGTCGATCCCGAGCGGCTGGCCGTGGTGATCGGTACGGGTACGGGCGGCGCGCTCACCCTGCTCGGCCAGGACGACGTGCTCGAAACCTCCGGCGTACGGCGGGTGTCCCCGCACACCGTGCCGATGCTGATGGCGAACGGCCCCGCCGCCTGGGTGAGCATCGAGCTGGGCGCGCGCGCCGGCGCCCACACCCCGGTCAGCGCCTGCGCCTCCGGGGCCGAGGCCCTCGCGATGGGCCTGGACCTGATCCGCCTCGGCCGGGCCGACGTGGTGGTGGCGGGCGGTGCGGAGGCATGCCTCCACCCGCTGCCGCTGGCCGGGTTCGCGCAGGCCAGGGCGCACTCGACGCGCAACGACGAGCCGCAGCGGGCGTCCCGCCCGTTCGACGTGGACCGGGACGGCTTCGTGATCGGTGAGGGCGCGGCCGTGGTCGTCCTGGAGCGGGCCGGTTTCCGCGCGGCCCGTGCGCACGCCACCCTCGCGGGTGCGGGCGTCACCTCGGACGCCCACCACATCACGGCCGCCCACCCCGAGGGGCAGGTCCGCGCGATGCGGCTGGCGCTGGCCGCCGCCGGACTGGCCCCGCACGAGGTGGACCACGTACACGCCCACGCGACGTCCACCCCCCTGGGCGACCTCGTGGAGGCCCGGTCGCTCAGGGACGCCATCGGCACCCACCCGTCCGTCACCGCGACCAAGTCGATGACCGGGCACCTCTTCGGGGCGGCCGGAGCGGTCGGCGCGCTCGCCGCGATCCTGGCCGTACGGGACGGCATCGTGCCCGCGACACAGAACGTGGACACCCTCGACCCGGAGATCGGGCTCGACGTCGTCATGGGCGAGCCGCGCAAGGGGGCGGTGTCCGCCGCCCTGACGAACTCCTTCGGCTTCGGCGGGCACAACGCGTCGCTGATCTTCACGGCGGCGCCCTGA